In Sulfuracidifex metallicus DSM 6482 = JCM 9184, a single window of DNA contains:
- a CDS encoding ABC transporter permease, translating to MALLDKVIVYEIKRAVARRKVISLVSITLVFEVGIYLLLEYAGTSRVASLLDPFHPYLWLVGILLPQSLLLHFIAISISSGSMSEEYEQGTVDFFMTKPITRMTFITGKFIGGFILVLLIYLLMVALSIGFSYSFFGAQEYVNFIPLVVGSVILSAVTFYSIAFALGEMLRKSSLAFLLSSSILIGSILVTTILIFVATILKDPTYYGYAQYLPSWGAEELPFFIAQHIPNVYLLLNFLSVFPIGQGTTAQAAVSIFGYSSIPAAIGYISFLRRDIPKKVT from the coding sequence ATGGCACTCCTGGACAAGGTTATAGTCTATGAAATAAAGAGGGCAGTAGCCAGGAGGAAGGTTATATCCCTAGTTTCTATTACGCTGGTATTCGAAGTAGGGATCTACTTGCTTCTGGAGTACGCTGGTACATCAAGGGTAGCATCGCTTCTTGATCCATTTCATCCTTACCTCTGGTTGGTGGGAATTCTTCTCCCACAGTCCTTGTTGCTTCACTTTATAGCTATCTCTATATCTTCTGGTTCAATGAGTGAAGAGTATGAACAAGGTACTGTAGACTTCTTTATGACGAAGCCAATCACTAGGATGACCTTCATTACAGGAAAGTTCATTGGTGGGTTTATTCTCGTACTCCTCATCTATTTACTCATGGTAGCACTTTCAATAGGTTTCTCATACTCCTTTTTCGGGGCTCAGGAATATGTTAACTTCATTCCCCTTGTAGTGGGTAGTGTAATACTCTCTGCTGTGACTTTCTACTCTATAGCGTTCGCTCTGGGAGAGATGTTGAGGAAAAGCTCCCTAGCTTTCCTACTTTCTAGCTCCATCCTAATAGGATCAATACTGGTTACCACAATCCTCATTTTCGTGGCTACCATTCTGAAAGACCCAACTTACTACGGCTACGCACAATACTTACCCAGCTGGGGAGCTGAAGAGTTACCCTTCTTCATAGCACAGCATATACCTAACGTTTACCTCCTTCTTAACTTCCTATCGGTTTTCCCCATAGGCCAAGGTACAACTGCACAAGCTGCAGTGTCTATCTTCGGTTACTCTTCAATACCTGCAGCCATCGGTTACATCTCATTCCTTCGAAGAGACATTCCAAAGAAGGTTACCTGA
- a CDS encoding MFS transporter, with product MVGSALSLFLLNPAIFPIDLGWRLSFAIGATLGLAVLLIRRYLPESPRWLLVHGREEEGKCDCNTNRK from the coding sequence ATGGTCGGATCAGCTCTATCTCTCTTCTTGCTGAATCCAGCAATATTTCCAATAGATCTAGGCTGGCGTCTATCCTTCGCCATAGGCGCGACCCTTGGTTTAGCCGTTCTCCTCATAAGAAGGTACTTACCAGAGAGCCCAAGGTGGCTATTAGTTCATGGAAGAGAGGAGGAAGGTAAATGCGATTGTAACACAAATAGAAAATAA